One Cupriavidus taiwanensis DNA window includes the following coding sequences:
- a CDS encoding Fic family protein: MAHAPLGYDALIRQFGLRVPPLRCTSALSDKTGVLSTHTGPDGTTRTVYPRNRYRGGDTTVDHLTFALKKEQLDLTVLAALFEQPQAVQDVRAWLAATPNSRYARLSAFYAKWLAGAQFDYKLPAGAPRVLALDEAEYVTGPSTPDLQFGIQNNHLGPAAFCPVVRRTGKLARWLAADLPGRVGSAIRRLEPELLARAVDYLYLAETRSTYSIEHEIPDNQRVAKFRRLLEYAGQRGPLTETQLCEWQNEIISGLRAEYRFRDQQNWLSRGGRLRNIADYIPPPPAQLGAMMDGIAAVAGLVETRAANPIVVAACVSFGFVFAHPFYDGNGRLHRFLIHHLLRQAGVTPEGVVLPVSARMLKQIDVYAGLLKAYSAPRTALLNYALDADSDTILIKSPQPYWLYASFDATALCEFVFECIEQCVELDLAQEIQYLRAYDASVTRLETWLDLRQSRLSNLIDLIVQNHGELSRRKRKLFEDIADDELARIEAVVRDEFAEYLERHGSR, translated from the coding sequence ATGGCTCATGCACCACTAGGCTACGACGCCCTGATCCGCCAGTTCGGCCTGCGCGTCCCGCCGCTGCGCTGCACCTCGGCGCTGTCGGACAAGACCGGCGTGCTCAGCACGCACACCGGTCCGGACGGCACCACGCGCACGGTCTACCCCCGCAACCGCTACCGGGGCGGCGACACCACGGTGGACCACCTCACCTTTGCGCTGAAGAAGGAACAGCTGGACCTGACCGTGCTGGCGGCGCTGTTCGAGCAGCCGCAGGCGGTCCAGGACGTGCGCGCCTGGCTGGCGGCCACGCCGAACTCGCGCTATGCCCGGCTCAGCGCGTTCTATGCCAAATGGCTGGCGGGGGCGCAGTTCGACTACAAGCTGCCGGCCGGCGCGCCCCGGGTGCTGGCGCTGGACGAAGCGGAATACGTGACCGGCCCGTCAACGCCGGACCTGCAGTTCGGCATCCAGAACAACCACCTAGGGCCTGCCGCGTTCTGCCCGGTGGTGCGCCGCACCGGGAAGCTGGCGCGCTGGCTTGCCGCCGACCTGCCGGGCCGCGTGGGCAGTGCCATCCGGCGCCTGGAGCCGGAGCTGCTGGCGCGTGCGGTCGACTATCTCTACCTTGCCGAAACCCGCTCGACCTATTCGATCGAGCACGAGATTCCCGATAACCAGCGCGTCGCCAAGTTCCGGCGCCTGCTGGAATATGCCGGCCAGCGCGGCCCGCTGACCGAGACCCAGCTGTGCGAGTGGCAGAACGAGATCATCTCGGGCCTGCGCGCCGAATACCGCTTCCGCGACCAGCAGAACTGGCTGTCGCGCGGCGGGCGGCTGCGCAATATCGCGGACTATATTCCGCCGCCGCCGGCGCAGCTGGGCGCGATGATGGACGGCATCGCCGCGGTGGCGGGACTGGTAGAGACCCGGGCGGCAAACCCGATCGTGGTGGCGGCGTGCGTGTCGTTCGGCTTTGTCTTTGCCCACCCGTTCTATGACGGCAACGGCCGTCTCCACCGCTTCCTGATCCACCACCTGCTGCGCCAGGCCGGCGTGACGCCCGAGGGCGTGGTGCTGCCGGTGTCGGCGCGCATGCTCAAGCAGATCGACGTCTACGCCGGCCTGCTCAAGGCCTATTCCGCGCCGCGCACGGCGCTGCTCAATTACGCGCTGGATGCGGACAGCGACACCATCCTGATCAAGTCGCCGCAGCCCTACTGGCTCTATGCCTCGTTCGACGCCACCGCGCTGTGCGAATTCGTGTTCGAGTGCATCGAGCAATGCGTCGAGCTGGACCTGGCGCAGGAGATCCAGTACCTGCGCGCGTACGACGCCAGCGTGACCCGGCTGGAGACCTGGCTCGACCTGCGCCAGTCGCGGCTGTCGAACCTGATCGACCTGATCGTGCAGAACCACGGCGAGCTGTCGCGGCGCAAGCGCAAGCTGTTCGAGGACATTGCCGACGACGAGCTCGCGCGCATCGAAGCGGTGGTGCGCGACGAGTTCGCGGAATACCTGGAGCGCCACGGCAGCCGCTGA
- the oxlT gene encoding oxalate/formate MFS antiporter, whose product MSNPSAAGLGVNHQVPEGTRWIQLIVGVVCMIATANIQYAWTLFVPEIQDTYGWSRASIQIAFTVFVLVQTWLAPIEGYFIDKFGPRMMVAFGAVFIGAAWCINSQATTLMGFYVGAAVGGLGVGSIYATCINNALKWFPDRRGLAVGLTAGGYGAGSAATILPIAAMIESQGFQHTFLFFGLLQGSLAFVAAWFLRSPKAHEVKASQKLVQATRDYTLKEALCTRLFWLMLVMFVLVVTGGMMAVAQLGVIAKDLGVKEFQVDLHFFVMAALPLALMLDRIMNGISRPLFGWISDHIGREKTMVIAFTLEGLGIIALGYFGSNPYAFLILSGVVFLAWGEVYSLFSALAGDAFGTKHIGKIYGVLYTAKGIGALFVPIGNLMMEATGTWSTVLYTVAAMDLTAAFLAIMVLRPVLKSHVANARSLFSKEAAAAGTQVPA is encoded by the coding sequence ATGAGTAATCCATCGGCAGCGGGGCTGGGCGTCAATCACCAGGTCCCGGAAGGCACACGCTGGATCCAGCTGATCGTGGGGGTGGTGTGCATGATCGCCACCGCCAACATCCAGTACGCCTGGACCCTGTTCGTCCCGGAAATCCAGGACACCTACGGCTGGTCGCGCGCCAGCATCCAGATCGCGTTTACGGTCTTTGTGCTGGTCCAGACCTGGCTGGCACCGATCGAAGGCTACTTCATCGACAAGTTCGGGCCGCGCATGATGGTCGCGTTCGGCGCGGTCTTCATCGGCGCGGCGTGGTGCATCAACTCGCAGGCGACCACGCTGATGGGCTTCTATGTCGGCGCGGCGGTGGGCGGGCTGGGCGTGGGCTCGATCTATGCCACCTGCATCAACAACGCCCTCAAGTGGTTCCCGGACCGCCGCGGCCTGGCGGTCGGCCTGACCGCCGGCGGCTACGGCGCGGGCTCGGCGGCAACCATCCTGCCGATCGCGGCGATGATCGAGTCGCAGGGCTTCCAGCACACCTTCCTGTTCTTCGGCCTGCTGCAGGGTTCGCTCGCCTTCGTCGCGGCGTGGTTCCTGCGCTCGCCCAAGGCGCATGAAGTCAAGGCGTCGCAGAAGCTGGTCCAGGCCACGCGCGACTACACCCTGAAGGAAGCGCTGTGCACCCGGCTGTTCTGGCTGATGCTGGTCATGTTCGTGCTGGTGGTGACCGGCGGCATGATGGCGGTGGCGCAGCTGGGCGTGATCGCCAAGGACCTCGGCGTGAAGGAGTTCCAGGTCGACCTGCACTTCTTCGTGATGGCCGCGCTGCCGCTGGCGCTGATGCTGGACCGGATCATGAACGGGATCTCGCGGCCGCTGTTCGGCTGGATCTCGGACCACATCGGCCGCGAAAAGACCATGGTCATCGCCTTCACGCTGGAAGGCCTGGGCATCATCGCGCTGGGCTACTTCGGCAGCAACCCGTACGCGTTCCTGATCCTGTCGGGGGTGGTGTTCCTGGCCTGGGGCGAGGTCTACTCGCTGTTCTCGGCACTAGCCGGCGACGCCTTCGGCACCAAGCACATCGGCAAGATCTACGGCGTGCTCTATACCGCCAAGGGCATCGGCGCGCTGTTCGTGCCGATCGGCAACCTGATGATGGAAGCCACCGGCACCTGGTCCACCGTGCTCTACACGGTGGCGGCGATGGACCTGACCGCGGCCTTCCTGGCGATCATGGTGCTGCGGCCGGTGCTGAAGAGCCACGTTGCCAATGCCAGGAGCCTGTTCTCGAAGGAGGCGGCGGCAGCCGGAACTCAGGTACCTGCCTGA
- a CDS encoding lysine N(6)-hydroxylase/L-ornithine N(5)-oxygenase family protein produces MTLREISPAAHDLIGIGFGPSNLALAIALQEQAAAGRALDAHFIEKQRDYQWHGNTLVAQSEMQISFLKDLVSLRNPTSPYSFINYLHRHGRLVDFINLRTFYPSRMEYNDYLRWAASHFAAQCSHGEEVARIEPVAEDGRIGRVRVVTVDAQGREHTRLARAVVLSTGGTPRIPEAFAGLRGDPRLTHHSGYLGWIGTQPCASGKPMRIAVIGAGQSAAEAFIDLHDNYPSVKVDWIIRGAALKPADDSPFVNEIFAPAYTDVVFEQAQAGRDRLIEEYLNTNYSVIDANLIDQIYAMLYRQKVSGQFRANLLTCKAVQAAHAGAGGIELAIGATAPGAPADTDTRRYDAVVLATGYERESHRRLLAPLARYLGDYRVDRNYRVQAAPELAVPVYLQGFCQSSHGLSDTLLSVLPARAEEIASDIHDALAGERRWMAQAAQAGGTQAIAAA; encoded by the coding sequence ATGACGCTACGCGAGATTTCCCCGGCCGCCCATGACCTGATCGGCATCGGCTTCGGGCCGTCCAACCTGGCCCTGGCGATCGCGCTGCAGGAGCAGGCCGCGGCCGGCCGCGCGCTCGACGCGCACTTTATCGAGAAGCAGCGCGACTATCAGTGGCACGGCAATACCCTGGTGGCCCAGAGCGAGATGCAGATCTCGTTCCTGAAGGACCTGGTGTCGCTGCGCAACCCGACCAGCCCGTACAGCTTCATCAACTACCTGCACCGCCACGGGCGCCTGGTCGACTTCATCAACCTGCGCACGTTCTACCCCAGCCGCATGGAGTACAACGACTACCTGCGCTGGGCCGCCAGCCACTTTGCCGCGCAGTGCAGCCACGGCGAGGAAGTGGCGCGGATCGAGCCGGTAGCCGAGGACGGGCGCATCGGGCGCGTGCGCGTGGTGACGGTCGACGCGCAGGGCCGCGAACACACGCGGCTGGCGCGCGCCGTCGTGCTGTCGACCGGCGGCACGCCGCGCATTCCCGAGGCATTTGCCGGCCTGCGCGGCGACCCGCGCCTGACCCACCACAGCGGCTACCTGGGCTGGATCGGCACGCAGCCGTGCGCCAGCGGCAAGCCGATGCGCATTGCCGTGATCGGCGCCGGCCAGAGCGCTGCCGAGGCCTTTATCGACCTGCACGACAACTATCCTTCGGTCAAGGTCGACTGGATCATCCGCGGCGCGGCGCTGAAGCCGGCCGACGACAGCCCGTTCGTCAACGAGATCTTCGCGCCGGCCTACACCGACGTGGTGTTCGAGCAGGCGCAGGCGGGCCGCGACCGGCTGATCGAGGAATACCTGAACACCAATTACTCGGTCATCGACGCCAACCTGATCGACCAGATCTACGCCATGCTGTACCGCCAGAAGGTAAGCGGGCAGTTCCGCGCCAACCTGCTGACCTGCAAGGCGGTTCAGGCCGCCCACGCCGGCGCCGGCGGCATCGAGCTGGCCATCGGCGCGACCGCGCCGGGCGCGCCGGCCGACACCGACACGCGCCGCTACGACGCCGTGGTGCTCGCCACCGGCTACGAGCGCGAAAGCCATCGCCGGCTGCTGGCACCGCTGGCGCGCTACCTGGGCGACTACCGCGTGGACCGCAACTACCGCGTGCAGGCAGCGCCGGAGCTGGCGGTGCCGGTGTACCTGCAAGGGTTCTGCCAGAGCAGCCACGGCCTGAGCGACACGCTGCTGTCGGTGCTGCCCGCGCGTGCCGAGGAAATCGCCAGCGACATCCACGACGCGCTCGCGGGCGAACGCCGCTGGATGGCGCAGGCGGCTCAGGCGGGCGGCACCCAGGCCATCGCCGCCGCGTAA
- a CDS encoding helix-turn-helix domain-containing protein, with translation MFQVLAPCPSLTPYVDGYWFVQDLEGAYAGSDIATCPYPGAVLSVNFGRPNAMVGGPTVPTVSLLGFQSASRRWRSWPDTYFVMAMLSSAGLARLFPGIGPDSKDQLLDLAGYLGDRDSHALSADLSAAWLPARIVARLDAWLLRRLAALPAPAMLQPMRAAHALLRQGRQVQEVASLMAVSRRQLNRWFAQQLGLGPKQLMELERLQHSIQALQRGAGDALDGYSDQAHQIRAWRRRVAQTPGAYARHGQSPLAASFGQRPAGAPAFYL, from the coding sequence ATGTTCCAGGTGCTTGCTCCCTGCCCATCGCTGACGCCCTATGTCGACGGCTACTGGTTCGTGCAGGACCTGGAAGGCGCCTACGCGGGCAGCGACATCGCCACCTGTCCGTACCCGGGCGCGGTGCTGTCGGTCAACTTCGGGCGGCCGAACGCGATGGTGGGGGGGCCGACCGTGCCGACGGTGTCGTTGCTCGGCTTCCAGTCGGCCAGCCGGCGCTGGCGTTCGTGGCCGGATACGTATTTCGTCATGGCGATGCTGAGCAGCGCGGGCCTGGCGCGGCTGTTTCCCGGCATCGGGCCCGACAGCAAGGACCAGTTGCTGGATCTCGCGGGTTACCTGGGAGACCGGGACAGCCACGCGCTCAGCGCCGACCTGAGTGCGGCCTGGCTGCCGGCGCGGATCGTTGCCCGGCTGGATGCCTGGCTGCTGCGGCGGCTCGCGGCGCTGCCGGCGCCGGCAATGCTGCAGCCGATGCGCGCGGCGCACGCGCTGTTGCGCCAGGGGCGGCAGGTGCAGGAGGTGGCCAGCCTGATGGCGGTCAGCCGGCGCCAGCTGAACCGCTGGTTCGCGCAGCAGCTGGGGCTGGGGCCCAAGCAGCTGATGGAGCTGGAGCGGCTGCAGCACAGCATCCAGGCGCTCCAGCGCGGCGCCGGCGATGCGCTGGACGGCTACAGCGACCAGGCCCACCAGATCCGCGCGTGGCGCCGGCGCGTGGCGCAGACTCCGGGCGCGTATGCGCGCCACGGGCAGTCACCGCTGGCGGCGTCTTTCGGGCAGCGTCCGGCCGGTGCGCCGGCCTTCTACCTCTGA
- a CDS encoding RNA polymerase factor sigma-70: MLGLFVANRRALVGAAARIVGTRDQAEDVVQDAFLRLRGMADEPSIRCRLSYLFQVVRNLAIDTYRRQTLEQKWMAHEDEGINAPSPTTTPDVIAMDRQALCALAGALAELPERTQRAFEMCRLQGMTQKEIASELGVSPTLVNFMVRDACIHCRARLTRQQAI, encoded by the coding sequence TTGCTCGGATTATTCGTAGCCAACCGGCGCGCGCTGGTCGGTGCCGCGGCGCGCATCGTCGGCACGCGCGACCAGGCCGAGGACGTGGTCCAGGACGCCTTCCTGCGCCTGCGCGGCATGGCCGACGAGCCGTCGATCCGCTGCCGCCTGAGCTACCTGTTCCAGGTGGTGCGCAACCTTGCCATCGACACCTACCGCCGGCAGACGCTGGAGCAGAAATGGATGGCACACGAAGACGAAGGCATCAACGCGCCGTCGCCGACGACCACGCCCGACGTCATCGCAATGGACCGCCAGGCGTTGTGCGCGCTGGCCGGCGCGCTGGCGGAACTGCCCGAGCGCACCCAGCGCGCGTTCGAGATGTGCCGGCTGCAGGGCATGACGCAGAAGGAAATCGCGTCGGAGCTGGGGGTCTCGCCGACGCTGGTGAATTTCATGGTGCGCGATGCCTGCATCCATTGCCGCGCGAGGCTGACGCGGCAGCAGGCAATCTGA
- a CDS encoding alpha/beta hydrolase, which translates to MALHPDLEALLDMVEIATAAGKRPVIHQLTPAQARREFDAASAALDLPPEPLARVEALLLPARDGQQLDARLYAPRAHGDGPALPVLLHFHSGGFTVGSLDSHAALCSALAQRTPCAVLSVAYRLTPEHRFPTAVHDAIDALAWLGAHAAGLGLDPARIAVGGDSAGGTLSAVLALAARDDPALPQPCLQVLCYAGLGGHTDTDSHRRYGQGYLLDTETIEWFYRQYLRDAGDRADWRFAPLLAPDHRGVAPALLVLAECDPLRDEGRAYARKLADAGVPVTVREYAGMVHEFLRMGNIVAEAAQAHEDIAEALAHAFAAVPDVLALRTEDLNSARAASSR; encoded by the coding sequence ATGGCCCTGCATCCCGATCTCGAAGCGCTGCTCGACATGGTGGAAATCGCCACCGCGGCCGGCAAGCGCCCGGTCATCCATCAGCTCACCCCGGCCCAGGCGCGGCGCGAGTTCGACGCCGCCTCGGCCGCGCTGGACCTGCCGCCGGAGCCGCTGGCGCGGGTCGAAGCACTGCTGCTGCCTGCCCGCGACGGCCAGCAGCTCGATGCCCGCCTCTATGCGCCGCGCGCGCATGGCGACGGCCCGGCGCTGCCGGTGCTGCTGCATTTCCATAGCGGCGGCTTCACCGTCGGCAGCCTGGACTCGCATGCCGCGCTGTGCAGCGCGCTGGCGCAGCGCACGCCGTGCGCGGTGCTGTCGGTGGCGTACCGGCTGACGCCCGAGCACCGCTTCCCCACCGCCGTCCACGATGCCATCGACGCGCTGGCCTGGCTGGGCGCGCATGCCGCCGGGCTGGGGCTGGACCCGGCCCGGATCGCGGTGGGCGGCGACAGCGCCGGCGGCACGCTCAGCGCCGTGCTGGCACTGGCCGCGCGCGACGACCCGGCGCTGCCGCAGCCCTGCCTGCAGGTGCTGTGCTATGCGGGACTGGGCGGGCACACCGACACCGATTCGCACCGGCGCTACGGCCAGGGCTACCTGCTCGATACCGAGACCATCGAATGGTTCTACCGCCAGTACCTGCGCGATGCCGGCGACCGCGCCGACTGGCGCTTCGCGCCGCTGCTGGCGCCCGATCATCGCGGCGTGGCGCCGGCCTTGCTGGTGCTGGCCGAATGCGACCCGCTGCGCGACGAGGGCCGCGCCTATGCGCGCAAGCTGGCCGATGCCGGCGTGCCGGTGACGGTGCGCGAGTACGCGGGCATGGTCCATGAGTTCCTGCGCATGGGCAATATCGTTGCCGAGGCCGCGCAGGCGCATGAGGACATCGCCGAGGCGCTGGCGCACGCGTTCGCTGCCGTGCCGGATGTCCTGGCCCTGCGCACGGAAGACCTAAATTCAGCGCGCGCTGCCTCGTCTCGATAG
- a CDS encoding GNAT family N-acetyltransferase, giving the protein MPTTLSPFPRHVSFAANAALRCESRFDGASLTVTQPAAAPVRFALDGDALRLLDTEADAAALAHAATAALDAAFAHGAPRTLRVQLESRDAEQRLHALGVLARDPSGARGSVAHAEFLWQRPELYLAPCAGPYPLRYTLTDGKRHPQRAPKPHGVVYARHIPWLDRTLTLRAAELERDLPLLHRWMNDPDVAYFWNEEGDEARHRAYLQGLIDDPHMLPLVAAFDDAPFGYFEVYWAKENRIAPFYDAHDHDRGWHVLIGEPAFRGKAFLTAWFPAIQHYQFLDDPRTQRIVGEPRADHVRQIANLDKAGFAKVKEFDFPHKRAMLVMLLRERFFGEHLLFPAPASSSTAQQGPNP; this is encoded by the coding sequence ATGCCGACTACGCTCTCTCCCTTCCCCCGCCACGTGTCATTCGCCGCGAATGCCGCGCTGCGCTGCGAAAGCCGCTTCGACGGCGCCAGCCTGACCGTCACGCAGCCCGCCGCCGCGCCGGTCCGCTTTGCGCTGGACGGCGATGCGCTGCGGCTGCTCGATACCGAGGCCGATGCCGCAGCGCTGGCGCATGCCGCCACGGCGGCGCTGGACGCCGCGTTCGCGCACGGCGCGCCGCGCACGCTGCGCGTGCAGCTGGAATCGCGCGACGCCGAGCAACGGCTGCATGCGCTCGGCGTGCTGGCGCGCGACCCATCCGGCGCGCGCGGCAGCGTGGCGCATGCCGAGTTTCTGTGGCAGCGCCCCGAGCTGTACCTGGCGCCCTGCGCCGGCCCCTACCCGCTGCGCTACACGCTGACCGACGGCAAGCGCCATCCGCAGCGCGCGCCCAAGCCGCACGGCGTGGTCTATGCGCGCCATATTCCGTGGCTGGACCGCACCCTGACGCTGCGCGCCGCCGAGCTCGAGCGCGACCTGCCGCTGCTGCACCGATGGATGAACGACCCCGACGTGGCGTACTTCTGGAACGAGGAAGGCGACGAGGCCAGGCACCGCGCCTACCTGCAGGGCCTGATCGACGACCCGCACATGCTGCCGCTGGTCGCCGCGTTCGACGACGCCCCGTTCGGCTACTTCGAGGTGTACTGGGCCAAGGAGAACCGCATCGCGCCGTTCTACGACGCGCACGACCACGACCGCGGCTGGCATGTGCTGATCGGCGAGCCGGCCTTCCGCGGCAAGGCCTTCCTGACCGCGTGGTTCCCGGCGATCCAGCACTACCAGTTCCTCGACGACCCGCGCACCCAGCGCATCGTGGGCGAGCCGCGCGCCGACCACGTGCGCCAGATCGCCAACCTCGACAAGGCCGGCTTTGCCAAGGTCAAGGAATTCGACTTCCCGCACAAGCGCGCCATGCTGGTGATGCTGCTGCGCGAGCGCTTCTTTGGCGAACACCTGCTGTTCCCCGCCCCGGCCTCTTCTTCGACTGCCCAGCAAGGACCGAACCCATGA
- a CDS encoding 4'-phosphopantetheinyl transferase family protein yields MSPPFVPNRMECRDLAPAAAAFPRRIPAPLPQLSLWQVELADPGHARAIAAADCLCQTEQAHCATLRQAADRRRFTGARVALRTVLAQWLDCAPSTLRLRTGSHGKPYVEAAGAPAFNVAHAGDYAWIALAEAGEVGVDIERIDPALGQAEMHEIAAHCLTPRERAWLALLPAHARPRAFFTLWTAKEALLKALGLGIADHLRHVSVMADGPGGACRLAVLREPGQLAGHAAALARMQLYRVAGPDGYAAAMAWVPPA; encoded by the coding sequence GTGTCGCCGCCATTCGTCCCAAACCGGATGGAATGCCGAGACCTTGCCCCCGCCGCCGCCGCCTTCCCGCGCCGCATCCCCGCGCCGCTGCCGCAGCTATCGCTGTGGCAGGTGGAGCTGGCCGATCCCGGGCATGCGCGCGCGATCGCGGCGGCCGACTGCCTTTGCCAAACCGAGCAGGCGCACTGCGCCACGCTGCGACAAGCGGCTGATCGCAGGCGCTTCACGGGCGCGCGCGTGGCGTTGCGTACCGTACTGGCGCAGTGGCTGGATTGCGCACCGTCCACGCTGCGCTTGCGCACGGGAAGCCATGGCAAGCCCTATGTCGAAGCGGCGGGCGCACCGGCGTTCAATGTCGCGCATGCGGGGGACTACGCGTGGATCGCGCTGGCGGAAGCAGGGGAGGTCGGGGTCGATATCGAGCGGATTGACCCGGCGTTGGGTCAGGCAGAGATGCACGAGATCGCCGCGCACTGCCTGACGCCGCGCGAACGCGCGTGGCTGGCGCTGTTGCCGGCGCACGCCCGGCCGCGCGCGTTCTTCACGCTATGGACCGCCAAGGAGGCGCTGCTGAAGGCGCTGGGCCTGGGGATTGCCGACCACCTGCGGCATGTGTCGGTGATGGCGGACGGGCCGGGCGGTGCGTGCCGCCTTGCCGTGCTGCGTGAACCCGGCCAGCTCGCCGGGCATGCGGCGGCGCTGGCGCGGATGCAGTTGTACCGCGTGGCCGGCCCGGACGGTTACGCGGCGGCGATGGCCTGGGTGCCGCCCGCCTGA
- a CDS encoding dienelactone hydrolase family protein, with amino-acid sequence MNAADLPPERGFITYTDGTTVFEGYVARPAGMAASGTPCVLLAHEWSGLNAAMRRCADRFAALGYPCFAADVYGKGVRGDERGDNAHLMDPLMADRRLLRQRLLAGFEAARRLPGVDPQRMAAVGYCFGGLCALDLARAAAPGLVAAVSFHGVLQPPRIGPQGAIGASVLLLHGWEDPVAPPADVLGIAAELTWAGADWQLHAYGHARHAFTFEGANFPERGIAYDAAADRRSWAASAAFLAERFAVAATGTPA; translated from the coding sequence ATGAACGCTGCAGACTTGCCGCCGGAGCGCGGCTTCATCACCTATACGGATGGCACCACCGTCTTCGAAGGCTACGTCGCCCGGCCTGCCGGCATGGCCGCGTCAGGCACGCCGTGCGTGCTGCTGGCCCATGAGTGGAGCGGCCTGAACGCGGCGATGCGCCGCTGCGCCGACCGCTTCGCGGCACTGGGCTATCCGTGCTTCGCCGCCGACGTGTACGGCAAGGGCGTGCGCGGCGACGAGCGCGGCGACAACGCGCACCTGATGGACCCGCTGATGGCCGACCGCCGCCTGCTGCGGCAGCGGCTGCTGGCGGGGTTTGAAGCGGCCAGGCGCTTGCCCGGCGTAGACCCACAGCGGATGGCCGCGGTCGGGTACTGCTTCGGCGGCCTGTGCGCGCTGGACCTGGCGCGCGCCGCCGCGCCCGGGCTGGTGGCCGCGGTCAGTTTCCACGGCGTGCTGCAGCCGCCGCGCATCGGCCCGCAGGGTGCGATCGGTGCCAGCGTGCTGCTGCTGCACGGCTGGGAAGACCCGGTGGCGCCGCCCGCCGACGTGCTCGGCATCGCCGCGGAGCTGACCTGGGCCGGTGCCGACTGGCAACTGCATGCCTATGGCCACGCGCGCCACGCCTTCACGTTCGAGGGCGCCAACTTCCCGGAGCGCGGCATTGCCTATGATGCCGCGGCCGACCGGCGTTCCTGGGCGGCCAGCGCGGCGTTCCTGGCGGAGCGGTTCGCGGTGGCTGCGACAGGCACGCCGGCGTAG